A genomic region of Prionailurus viverrinus isolate Anna chromosome D4, UM_Priviv_1.0, whole genome shotgun sequence contains the following coding sequences:
- the LHX3 gene encoding LIM/homeobox protein Lhx3 isoform X2 → MLLETELGRDRDRPGAPGAAAVCTFGGTREIPLCAGCDQHILDRFILKALDRHWHSKCLRCSDCHAPLAERCFSRGESVYCKDDFFKRFGTKCAACQLGIPPTQVVRRAQDFVYHLHCFACVVCKRQLATGDEFYLMEDSRLVCKADYETAKQREAEATAKRPRTTITAKQLETLKSAYNTSPKPARHVREQLSSETGLDMRVVQVWFQNRRAKEKRLKKDAGRQRWGQYFRNVKRARGGSKSDKDSVQEEGQDSDADVSFTDEPSMAEMGPASGLYSSLGEPTPALGRPAGAPGSFPLEHGGLAGPEQYRELRPGSPYGVPPSPAALQSLPGPQPLLSSLVYPDAGLGLVPAGAPGGPPPMRVLAGNGPSSDLSTGSSGGYPDFPASPASWLDEVDHAQF, encoded by the exons ATGCTGCTGGAAACCGAGCTGGGTAGAGACAGAGATCGGCCCGGGGCCCCCGGGGCCGCTGCCGTCTGCACCTTCGGTGGGACTCGGG AGATCCCGCTGTGCGCCGGCTGTGACCAGCACATCCTGGACCGCTTCATCCTCAAGGCGCTGGACCGCCACTGGCACAGCAAGTGTCTGAGGTGCAGCGACTGCCACGCGCCCCTGGCCGAGCGCTGCTTCAGCCGCGGAGAGAGCGTCTACTGCAAAGACGACTTCTTCAA GCGGTTCGGGACCAAGTGCGCCGCGTGCCAGCTGGGCATCCCGCCCACGCAGGTGGTGCGCCGCGCCCAGGATTTCGTGTACCACCTGCACTGCTTCGCCTGCGTCGTGTGCAAGCGGCAGCTGGCCACGGGCGACGAGTTCTACCTCATGGAAGACAGCCGGCTCGTGTGCAAGGCGGATTACGAGACGGCCAAGCAGCGCG AGGCTGAGGCCACGGCCAAGCGGCCGCGCACGACCATCACGGCCAAGCAGCTGGAGACGCTGAAGAGCGCCTACAACACGTCGCCCAAGCCCGCGCGCCACGTGCGCGAGCAGCTCTCGTCCGAGACCGGCCTGGACATGCGCGTCGTGCAG GTGTGGTTCCAGAACCGCCGCGCCAAGGAAAAGCGACTCAAGAAGGACGCCGGCCGGCAGCGCTGGGGCCAGTACTTCCGCAACGTGAAGCGCGCCCGCGGCGGCTCCAAGTCCGACAAGGACAGCgtccaggaggaggggcaggacagCGACGCCGACGTCTCCTTCACCG ATGAGCCGTCCATGGCCGAGATGGGCCCTGCCAGCGGCCTCTACAGCAGCCTGGGGgagcccaccccagccctgggcaggCCCGCGGGAGCCCCGGGCAGCTTCCCGCTGGAGCACGGAGGCCTGGCCGGCCCGGAGCAGTACCGCGAGCTGCGGCCCGGCAGCCCTTACGGTGTCCCCCCGTCCCCAGCTGCCTTGCAGAGCCTCCCTGGCCCCCAACCCCTTCTCTCCAGCTTAGTTTACCCAGATGCCGGCTTGGGCCTGGTGCCCGCAGGGGCCCCAGGTGGGCCCCCGCCCATGAGGGTGCTGGCAGGAAACGGACCCAGCTCTGACCTGTCCACGGGGAGCAGCGGGGGCTACCCCGACTTCCCTGCCAGCCCTGCCTCCTGGCTGGACGAGGTGGACCACGCTCAGTTCTGA
- the LHX3 gene encoding LIM/homeobox protein Lhx3 isoform X1, whose translation MEARGELGPGRESAGGDLLLALLARREDLRREIPLCAGCDQHILDRFILKALDRHWHSKCLRCSDCHAPLAERCFSRGESVYCKDDFFKRFGTKCAACQLGIPPTQVVRRAQDFVYHLHCFACVVCKRQLATGDEFYLMEDSRLVCKADYETAKQREAEATAKRPRTTITAKQLETLKSAYNTSPKPARHVREQLSSETGLDMRVVQVWFQNRRAKEKRLKKDAGRQRWGQYFRNVKRARGGSKSDKDSVQEEGQDSDADVSFTDEPSMAEMGPASGLYSSLGEPTPALGRPAGAPGSFPLEHGGLAGPEQYRELRPGSPYGVPPSPAALQSLPGPQPLLSSLVYPDAGLGLVPAGAPGGPPPMRVLAGNGPSSDLSTGSSGGYPDFPASPASWLDEVDHAQF comes from the exons ATGGAGGCGCGCGGGGAGCTGGGCCCTGGCCGCGAGTCGGCGGGCGGCGACCTGCTCCTGGCGCTGCTGGCGCGGAGAGAGGACCTGCGCCGAG AGATCCCGCTGTGCGCCGGCTGTGACCAGCACATCCTGGACCGCTTCATCCTCAAGGCGCTGGACCGCCACTGGCACAGCAAGTGTCTGAGGTGCAGCGACTGCCACGCGCCCCTGGCCGAGCGCTGCTTCAGCCGCGGAGAGAGCGTCTACTGCAAAGACGACTTCTTCAA GCGGTTCGGGACCAAGTGCGCCGCGTGCCAGCTGGGCATCCCGCCCACGCAGGTGGTGCGCCGCGCCCAGGATTTCGTGTACCACCTGCACTGCTTCGCCTGCGTCGTGTGCAAGCGGCAGCTGGCCACGGGCGACGAGTTCTACCTCATGGAAGACAGCCGGCTCGTGTGCAAGGCGGATTACGAGACGGCCAAGCAGCGCG AGGCTGAGGCCACGGCCAAGCGGCCGCGCACGACCATCACGGCCAAGCAGCTGGAGACGCTGAAGAGCGCCTACAACACGTCGCCCAAGCCCGCGCGCCACGTGCGCGAGCAGCTCTCGTCCGAGACCGGCCTGGACATGCGCGTCGTGCAG GTGTGGTTCCAGAACCGCCGCGCCAAGGAAAAGCGACTCAAGAAGGACGCCGGCCGGCAGCGCTGGGGCCAGTACTTCCGCAACGTGAAGCGCGCCCGCGGCGGCTCCAAGTCCGACAAGGACAGCgtccaggaggaggggcaggacagCGACGCCGACGTCTCCTTCACCG ATGAGCCGTCCATGGCCGAGATGGGCCCTGCCAGCGGCCTCTACAGCAGCCTGGGGgagcccaccccagccctgggcaggCCCGCGGGAGCCCCGGGCAGCTTCCCGCTGGAGCACGGAGGCCTGGCCGGCCCGGAGCAGTACCGCGAGCTGCGGCCCGGCAGCCCTTACGGTGTCCCCCCGTCCCCAGCTGCCTTGCAGAGCCTCCCTGGCCCCCAACCCCTTCTCTCCAGCTTAGTTTACCCAGATGCCGGCTTGGGCCTGGTGCCCGCAGGGGCCCCAGGTGGGCCCCCGCCCATGAGGGTGCTGGCAGGAAACGGACCCAGCTCTGACCTGTCCACGGGGAGCAGCGGGGGCTACCCCGACTTCCCTGCCAGCCCTGCCTCCTGGCTGGACGAGGTGGACCACGCTCAGTTCTGA